A region from the Simiduia sp. 21SJ11W-1 genome encodes:
- the truA gene encoding tRNA pseudouridine(38-40) synthase TruA, which produces MQKIYTPNCEIVNGVSLPEGVRRVALALEYHGGSFRGFQQQEAGVPTVQASLQDALSKVANEPITLVCAGRTDAEVHATNQVVHFDTRAVRSAKAWTAGVNANLPAGVAVKWAAEVPPAFHARFSARERTYRYIIFNSPMRPALQHDQLTWCREPLDVNRMRAGAKHLLGEHDFNAFRAAQCQARHPVREIKRIDLAVRGDLIIMEITANAFLHHMVRNIAGVLMRVGKGWAETGWVGEVLASKDRTQAAETAPPYGLYLVHVAYPQEFNLPQFRPGPCFLAEKLGDFSR; this is translated from the coding sequence GTGCAGAAAATTTACACACCCAATTGTGAAATCGTGAATGGCGTAAGCCTGCCTGAGGGCGTGCGGCGCGTAGCCTTGGCCCTTGAGTATCATGGCGGTAGCTTTCGTGGCTTCCAGCAGCAGGAGGCAGGGGTGCCCACGGTGCAGGCGTCATTGCAGGATGCGCTTTCAAAAGTGGCCAATGAGCCCATCACCCTTGTGTGTGCCGGGCGCACAGATGCCGAGGTGCATGCCACTAATCAGGTGGTGCATTTTGATACCCGTGCCGTGCGTAGCGCGAAGGCCTGGACGGCCGGGGTGAACGCCAATTTGCCCGCGGGGGTAGCGGTAAAGTGGGCCGCTGAAGTGCCACCTGCCTTTCACGCGCGTTTCAGTGCCCGCGAGCGCACCTATCGCTACATTATTTTCAACTCGCCCATGCGGCCCGCGCTGCAGCACGATCAGCTTACCTGGTGCCGCGAGCCGCTGGATGTAAACCGCATGCGGGCCGGCGCCAAGCACCTGTTGGGTGAGCATGACTTCAATGCCTTTCGCGCCGCCCAGTGCCAGGCCAGACATCCGGTACGTGAAATCAAGCGTATCGATTTAGCGGTGCGCGGGGATCTGATCATCATGGAGATCACCGCCAACGCGTTTTTGCACCACATGGTGCGCAACATTGCCGGTGTGCTGATGCGCGTGGGCAAGGGTTGGGCCGAAACAGGCTGGGTGGGCGAGGTGCTGGCTTCGAAAGATCGTACCCAGGCTGCGGAAACCGCACCCCCTTATGGGTTGTATTTGGTGCACGTGGCTTACCCGCAGGAATTTAACCTGCCCCAGTTCCGGCCAGGCCCCTGCTTTTTGGCCGAAAAACTGGGTGATTTTAGCCGTTAG